A segment of the Mercurialis annua linkage group LG4, ddMerAnnu1.2, whole genome shotgun sequence genome:
AAAATTGGTGTATTTTGCGAAATTTTAAAAtacgtgttgtaattgcaaataagataaaatttatatattaatttgtaattaattctaaatttattttaatttattaaattccaaaatttaattttggattCTTAATTATGACAAAcagagagttttttttttttgaaaggacAAACAAGGAGTTAGTTAGTTAGTTGATCTTTGTACCATTGCTCATTGAGTTTTAGCTCAAGCAATACCCAGCGGTTCTGAGTTGTGAGATCTTCAATTTGACGTATACAAATATTTTACTAGATATATATCCAAAATCATGCAAGAAATTTGATAATATATATTTCTTGATCTTCTAATTAGATCACAAAATTATAAGATATACAAGCTTTTACGAAATAGAAAGCATAATAAATAAGAACAAATAATTAGACTGCACCTTCAAAAATAAACTAGTACTATAGCTGAACAAGTATTAGGGTTTAATACGATGGAACAATGCCATATCCAATTTCAGGCATTAGTACTGATGTGGAAAACATCTGGTCGACTTCAACTTGAACATCGGTTCTCTTTGCGAACCGGCCTTTGATCCGAGGCCTGGTTTCCGCATACGCCTTTCTTGATGCATACCGTATTGTTTTCTCAAACTTCcgattcttctttttctctctgTATCTTAGAACCCTAGCCTCCCTGTCCCTCGGACTAAGTTGGGTCGGCGTCTGCATCGGAGAACTCGAGAAAAGATCGATCGTCCCTTTCGGGGGTCGTGGGTGCGAGATTGAGACATCACTCATTGTTGATTCAGGAACTACTCCAACTTCCATTGATGAGATTGATACCTAATTATACAGACAATGCAAAACAAATTAGTCACAAAATTTAAAGCATATTTGATGTATATGTTATCGTACGTGATTTCAATAGGTGAGATTTCAACAATGATATTTATAGTCAAGTACACGAAAATGTTCATCCAGTTTGaagaatatataaacaaatatcCACTTTATTCTATgctcaaattattttaattaattaaataaaattatcaaaaattgaaCTCCGGATTATTAATTCTAGTAGCATATCAAATAAACAATTCATCAGAAAATTCAAATTGTTAGATAAATTTCCAATTCTATATACAACAGAAATGCATGTCCAAGATTCATATTCAAAGTCAATAAGGTGAAtttttaaatgcacaaaaaaacacaatttttttgagtaattaagaTATAATCAGTGAATTAAGTTGGGAAGAATTAGCAcaattagataattaagaaAGCTTACACTGTTGCTGGCAGAACCATTGTAGCTATAATCAGGTTTTGAAGGCTCAAACTCCAAACCTAAATGAAAATCATGAtactgttgatgaatatgatctTTATTTCCAACACCATCAGGCACAACACTATCACCAGCTTGATGAACACCACCATAAATCTCTTGATGATGatcatgatgatgatgattatcATGAGAATATTGATTATTCTCAACACCACAAGAATTTGAATTATAATCAACAAGATCCAAATACTCATCAACTTCACCACCAAAC
Coding sequences within it:
- the LOC126676626 gene encoding zinc finger protein CONSTANS-LIKE 2, with protein sequence MWQFMDFLLLLVCFSLLVLKLHSHTKIIFIATMLKEEITGDGGGGGGNNWARVCDTCRAAACTVYCKADSAYLCASCDARIHAANRVASRHERVWVCEACERAPAAFLCKADAASLCTTCDADIHSANPLARRHQRVPILPISRFQYGPQAGRPGGETTTEDMLMSPAEEDENEAASWLLINPVKNNGNDNNNQNNNNNNGNNNNGFLFGGEVDEYLDLVDYNSNSCGVENNQYSHDNHHHHDHHQEIYGGVHQAGDSVVPDGVGNKDHIHQQYHDFHLGLEFEPSKPDYSYNGSASNSVSISSMEVGVVPESTMSDVSISHPRPPKGTIDLFSSSPMQTPTQLSPRDREARVLRYREKKKNRKFEKTIRYASRKAYAETRPRIKGRFAKRTDVQVEVDQMFSTSVLMPEIGYGIVPSY